In one Arenibacter antarcticus genomic region, the following are encoded:
- a CDS encoding DUF294 nucleotidyltransferase-like domain-containing protein, with the protein MKNTISHRVADFLKNFPPFNLLAAADLQTLSGQITIIYKEKDSPVFLENDIPHQHFYVVHKGAIALKKSNEKSMMDLCDEGDIFGLRPLMALENYKMEARAQEESILYAIPIDTFKPYAQRNNEVGDYLIASFASNTRNPYSKSHRGKLYEEGLELNPNAQNTPLLDLQKVEYSKKLVTCTENTPVKTIAEKMTANNVGAMLILRDKLPIGIITDRDLRNNIVTGKYPITVKASKIMVSPVLTFTKNLTITQAQMAMMKSDISHLCITKDGTSDSKAIGILSKHDIMVALGNNPAVLIKAIKRTKKIKSIKRIRKSIDQLLSGYLEQNIPMTLTSKIITELNDVCIKQVIKISLRKMSDKPPVKFTWLSMGSQGRSEQLLQTDQDNALVFENVPEENLKETTDYFLELAKIINKGLFDIGYAYCPAEMMASNPNWCHSLDKWKTNVTQWITNPGADEVLLSSIFFDYNVTFGDVGLADELSKHIFKTTQNYPIFYLHLASGALQNPSPTGFFRQLLLEADGEHKDSFDLKRRALMPLTDAARVLILSHSVKFVNNTAERFEKLAQLEPNNEETFLACSYATKALLKFRTKQGLLHNDSGRYIAIDKLSKEERIKLKRTFKTIKDIQELISVRFKVSNLMR; encoded by the coding sequence ATGAAAAATACCATTTCCCATAGGGTTGCCGATTTTTTAAAAAACTTCCCTCCTTTTAATTTGTTGGCAGCTGCTGATCTGCAAACATTATCGGGTCAGATCACCATCATATACAAGGAAAAGGACAGTCCCGTTTTTTTGGAAAACGACATTCCACATCAACATTTTTATGTGGTACACAAAGGAGCCATCGCCCTAAAAAAAAGTAACGAAAAAAGTATGATGGACCTATGTGATGAGGGCGATATTTTTGGGTTAAGACCGTTAATGGCCTTGGAAAATTATAAAATGGAGGCCAGGGCACAGGAAGAAAGTATTTTATATGCCATACCAATAGACACTTTTAAACCCTATGCGCAACGCAATAATGAGGTTGGGGACTATTTGATTGCAAGTTTTGCATCAAACACCAGAAATCCATATTCCAAAAGCCATAGGGGCAAATTGTATGAGGAGGGATTAGAATTAAACCCCAATGCCCAAAATACTCCATTATTGGACCTACAAAAAGTAGAATATTCCAAAAAACTAGTCACATGTACAGAAAACACTCCCGTAAAAACCATAGCGGAGAAAATGACCGCGAACAATGTTGGAGCAATGTTGATCTTAAGGGACAAGCTGCCAATAGGTATCATTACGGACCGAGACCTCCGCAATAATATTGTTACCGGAAAATATCCAATTACCGTGAAAGCCTCTAAGATTATGGTGTCTCCTGTGCTTACTTTTACCAAAAACCTGACCATTACACAAGCACAAATGGCCATGATGAAAAGTGATATTAGTCATTTATGTATCACCAAGGACGGTACCTCAGACTCCAAAGCCATCGGTATATTATCCAAACACGATATTATGGTGGCATTGGGAAATAATCCAGCCGTATTGATCAAAGCCATAAAGAGGACCAAGAAAATAAAGAGCATTAAACGGATACGCAAAAGTATCGATCAATTGTTATCCGGTTATTTGGAGCAAAATATTCCAATGACCCTTACCTCAAAGATTATAACCGAACTAAACGATGTTTGTATTAAGCAGGTCATTAAAATTTCCCTTCGAAAAATGTCCGACAAACCTCCTGTAAAGTTCACATGGCTTTCTATGGGAAGTCAGGGTCGTAGTGAACAATTACTACAGACCGATCAAGACAACGCCCTAGTCTTTGAAAATGTCCCTGAAGAAAATCTCAAGGAAACCACCGATTACTTTCTAGAACTGGCTAAAATCATAAACAAAGGACTGTTTGATATTGGTTATGCGTATTGTCCTGCGGAAATGATGGCCTCCAACCCCAATTGGTGCCATAGCCTAGATAAATGGAAAACCAATGTTACGCAATGGATAACCAATCCGGGAGCGGATGAGGTGTTGCTGTCTTCCATCTTTTTCGATTATAATGTCACCTTTGGCGATGTTGGCTTGGCCGACGAATTATCAAAGCATATTTTTAAAACTACTCAAAATTATCCCATTTTCTATTTACATTTGGCCAGTGGGGCATTACAGAATCCGTCCCCAACGGGATTCTTTAGACAGCTATTATTAGAAGCAGATGGGGAGCATAAGGATTCTTTCGATTTAAAACGCAGGGCACTGATGCCACTGACCGATGCGGCAAGGGTGCTTATTTTATCACATTCCGTAAAATTTGTCAACAATACTGCAGAGCGTTTTGAAAAGCTTGCGCAATTGGAACCGAATAACGAGGAAACCTTTTTAGCCTGTTCCTACGCAACCAAGGCCTTGTTAAAGTTCCGCACCAAACAGGGTTTATTACACAACGATTCTGGTAGGTATATTGCGATCGACAAACTTTCTAAGGAAGAACGGATTAAATTAAAGAGAACATTTAAGACGATCAAGGATATTCAGGAATTGATCAGTGTAAGATTCAAGGTTTCAAATTTAATGCGATGA
- a CDS encoding sensor histidine kinase, whose translation MEKKLVVISVALCIITTFVIWEISIQRVEVYRNNIELVENIQAKDRLKDAESQLNELYDISKKNVLFIRDLIELDLKAKAPMEVTIQKLERFLKIDNNYFQTRFINPKGMEIIRAEEGKTTSPGNFQYKGDRYYFIETIGLKQGEIFTSDLDMNEENGEIEIPYRPTIRFFTPIFNDSELKGIVGLNLNALTWLNHFEYTDINLLNSNNQVIYGKNEKLYSISSKDLHQKDPYGNSYYVSKIISLEGNYSWTIYTGTDINLIGEKVGEYRKTTFLTALILNVGVVLFLIIIYSFYRKNSRISLLNHRVEIRIKERDILLKEIHHRVKNNLQVITSLLSLQSSFIKDEETKGLFRYAQYRINTMSIIHEMLYRSNDLTKINYGEYLNRLVSNLFNSMKGSNHKIGVRIKAEELYLNLDTSVPLGLIINEIITNSLKYGIKNRDKGTIYIEIEKLNYPNHILKIGDDGLGFPKDVDFRNTTTLGLKLIHKLIIQLKGNIEKDNSKKGTHYIIAFQEIEQTS comes from the coding sequence ATGGAAAAAAAACTGGTTGTTATATCTGTAGCACTATGTATTATAACAACCTTTGTTATATGGGAAATCTCAATCCAAAGAGTTGAAGTTTATCGAAATAACATAGAGCTTGTAGAAAATATTCAGGCCAAGGACCGACTTAAGGATGCTGAATCCCAATTAAATGAATTATACGACATAAGTAAGAAAAATGTGTTGTTTATTAGGGATTTAATTGAATTGGATTTGAAAGCTAAGGCCCCAATGGAGGTGACGATCCAAAAGCTAGAGCGATTTTTAAAAATCGACAATAATTATTTTCAAACAAGGTTTATCAATCCCAAGGGGATGGAAATTATTCGGGCAGAGGAAGGGAAGACCACAAGTCCGGGTAATTTTCAGTATAAAGGAGATCGCTACTATTTTATAGAAACTATTGGTTTAAAGCAAGGGGAAATTTTCACTTCTGATTTGGATATGAACGAAGAAAATGGAGAAATTGAAATTCCCTATAGACCGACCATTCGTTTTTTTACCCCCATATTTAATGATAGTGAACTAAAAGGTATTGTAGGATTAAATCTAAATGCACTAACATGGCTAAATCATTTTGAATATACGGACATCAACTTATTAAATTCCAATAATCAGGTAATTTATGGGAAGAATGAAAAATTATATTCTATTTCTTCCAAAGATTTACACCAAAAGGACCCTTATGGAAATTCTTATTATGTTTCTAAAATAATTAGTTTGGAAGGAAATTATTCGTGGACAATTTATACAGGAACGGATATAAACCTTATAGGTGAAAAGGTAGGGGAATATAGAAAAACAACTTTTTTAACCGCATTGATCTTGAATGTTGGAGTAGTATTATTTTTAATAATAATTTATAGTTTTTATAGAAAGAATTCCAGAATATCACTTTTAAATCATAGAGTAGAAATAAGGATCAAGGAGCGAGATATCTTGCTAAAGGAAATTCATCATAGGGTAAAAAACAATCTTCAGGTGATAACAAGTTTATTAAGTCTACAGTCAAGTTTTATAAAGGATGAGGAAACAAAAGGACTTTTTAGATATGCCCAATACAGGATAAATACGATGTCCATTATCCATGAAATGTTATATAGATCCAACGACCTTACAAAAATTAATTACGGGGAATACCTGAATCGCTTAGTGTCTAACCTATTCAATTCCATGAAAGGGAGTAACCACAAAATAGGAGTTCGAATTAAAGCAGAGGAACTTTATCTTAATTTGGATACCTCTGTGCCTCTAGGGTTGATAATAAATGAGATTATTACCAATTCTTTAAAATATGGAATCAAAAATAGGGATAAAGGCACTATTTATATCGAGATCGAAAAATTAAATTACCCCAATCATATTCTTAAAATCGGAGATGATGGACTTGGCTTCCCAAAGGATGTAGATTTTAGGAATACAACAACCCTAGGATTAAAACTGATACATAAACTTATAATACAGCTTAAAGGGAATATAGAAAAGGACAACTCAAAAAAGGGTACACATTACATAATTGCATTTCAGGAAATAGAACAAACATCATAA
- a CDS encoding PolC-type DNA polymerase III, whose translation MINFFRKKPVQYPKFWDEYVQSFEQKMPTDIEDIRFVALDTETTGFDYIHERILSIGALSLQNKTIVLSQTLELYLQQDHYNADTAKIHGILKSGGLNKVSEAEALQQLLGYLQNAVIIAHHAVFDLNMINKALERNGLPNLKNQVLDTSKLYKSTLISSNIFKKKEHYSLDELAEKFDISMKDRHTAIGDAYITAIAFLKIKSRLKEKGPLKLKDLLKIG comes from the coding sequence ATGATAAATTTCTTCAGAAAAAAACCCGTCCAATATCCTAAGTTCTGGGACGAATATGTTCAAAGTTTTGAGCAAAAAATGCCAACGGATATCGAGGATATCCGATTTGTGGCATTGGATACGGAAACTACTGGCTTTGATTATATCCATGAACGGATCCTTTCCATTGGGGCACTTAGCTTGCAAAACAAAACAATAGTCCTATCACAGACCTTGGAACTTTACTTGCAGCAAGACCATTACAATGCCGATACTGCCAAAATACACGGAATCCTAAAAAGTGGAGGTCTCAACAAGGTAAGCGAGGCAGAGGCCTTACAGCAACTATTGGGCTATTTGCAAAACGCGGTAATAATAGCTCACCATGCCGTTTTTGATCTTAATATGATTAACAAGGCATTGGAAAGAAACGGACTTCCCAATTTAAAAAACCAAGTTTTAGACACTTCAAAGCTTTACAAGAGTACTCTTATATCCTCTAATATTTTCAAGAAAAAGGAACACTATTCCCTAGATGAATTGGCCGAAAAATTTGATATTTCCATGAAGGACAGGCATACCGCTATTGGGGATGCCTATATCACTGCCATTGCCTTTCTAAAAATAAAGTCGCGACTTAAAGAAAAGGGTCCCCTAAAGCTAAAAGATCTGTTAAAGATTGGGTAA
- a CDS encoding response regulator: MPIKILIVEDNMIIQMFLESTIKEIKNTVVLTANNGEEALAMMELDTPGLLLLDIGLSGKRNGIEIAELVNIKYDIPIVFITGNSDKCTLERAVKTRPRHIINKPIDENKLKFEIQGIIKDLSL, translated from the coding sequence ATGCCAATAAAAATTTTGATCGTAGAGGATAATATGATCATCCAGATGTTTTTGGAGAGTACTATAAAAGAAATTAAGAATACCGTTGTTTTAACGGCAAACAATGGGGAAGAGGCATTGGCCATGATGGAATTAGATACCCCAGGTCTTCTACTTTTAGATATTGGTTTAAGCGGAAAGAGAAATGGAATTGAAATTGCTGAATTGGTCAACATTAAATATGATATCCCTATAGTTTTTATAACTGGAAATTCTGATAAGTGTACCTTGGAAAGGGCTGTGAAAACAAGACCTAGGCATATAATAAATAAACCAATAGATGAAAATAAACTGAAATTTGAAATTCAGGGTATCATTAAAGATTTATCCTTATAG
- a CDS encoding DUF808 domain-containing protein yields MASGFFALLDDIASLMDDVGAMSKIAGKKTAGILGDDLAVNAEKASGFVSSREIPVLWAISKGSLLNKLIILPIAFLLSAFLPWAVTVILLLGGLYLGFEGVEKIYEFLFHRNHGEKVQLEPQLSKEEILSLEKDKIKSAVLTDFILSVEIVIIALGTVVKEPIVTQILVVSIIALIATVGVYGIVALIVRMDDFGFKLIALNERDNSISDYLGNFLVKALPMVIRSLSVIGTLALLLVAGGIFMHNLEFLHHWFTGIPAILGEFIVGLAVGFVCLLVVLLVKKIIKR; encoded by the coding sequence ATGGCTTCAGGTTTTTTTGCATTGTTGGATGATATTGCGAGTTTAATGGATGATGTTGGGGCGATGAGCAAAATTGCAGGTAAAAAAACTGCCGGCATTTTGGGGGATGATCTTGCCGTAAATGCAGAAAAAGCCTCGGGTTTTGTTTCCTCTAGGGAAATACCCGTACTATGGGCCATATCTAAAGGGTCCCTTCTTAACAAACTGATTATTTTACCAATAGCCTTCCTTTTAAGTGCATTTTTGCCTTGGGCAGTAACCGTCATATTGTTGTTGGGAGGTTTGTATTTAGGGTTTGAAGGAGTAGAAAAAATCTATGAATTTTTGTTTCATCGCAACCACGGGGAGAAGGTACAGCTGGAGCCACAACTCAGTAAAGAGGAAATATTGAGTCTGGAGAAAGATAAAATTAAATCTGCCGTCCTTACTGATTTTATTCTCTCTGTAGAAATAGTGATCATTGCCTTAGGTACGGTCGTAAAGGAACCTATTGTCACCCAGATTTTGGTAGTGTCTATAATTGCCCTGATTGCTACGGTTGGAGTGTATGGTATTGTGGCACTTATCGTAAGAATGGATGATTTTGGTTTTAAATTGATTGCTTTGAATGAACGGGATAATAGCATCTCTGACTATCTCGGGAATTTTTTGGTAAAAGCACTTCCCATGGTAATTAGAAGCTTATCTGTTATAGGCACCCTTGCCCTTCTTTTAGTAGCTGGCGGAATTTTTATGCACAATCTGGAATTTCTACATCACTGGTTTACGGGAATACCCGCAATCTTAGGTGAATTTATTGTGGGACTCGCAGTTGGCTTTGTCTGTTTACTAGTGGTACTACTGGTAAAAAAGATAATTAAGCGATAA
- a CDS encoding VCBS repeat-containing protein — translation MKKFVLLSVLLVLFYACSERKKGGEEVDIVKIPISNLQGNQLARIHCSNCHLFVPPDSLPKFSWKNDVLPAMAHRLGIYNGDHQPDSLFDRGSGGDIVRKANIFPEQPLLARADWDKIVDYYIDNAPDSMPAIARTKKINMGLRHFNYKEVAYSHRPPLTTMVKIRPEGKGVVYADGKQNINSLTFLTPDLEKDYVVGLKTSPVHYYEKKDTIYLTTAGKSIFPHDAAEGTLLKISRSGPQQRFNNSKMGIENMQRPVYMAYGDLNGNGREDIVACEYGNHTGKLVYFINQGKNGYEKNLLNNRPGAITAIIKDMNGDGLNDIMALMAQGDEGIFFYENKGDGSFVEKRLLSFMPLFGSQYMELADFNNDGLDDIIYVCGDNADKTPYLKNYHGIYIFLNEGDLKFKQAYFYPLNGAYKAMARDFDLDGDLDIAAISFFPDYIHHPEESFVYLENKGQMDFVDYSFPQSTNGRWIVMDAEDMDGDGDVDIALGSFVYFTPAGDTTGLGKKWLTTSPSVIILENTIR, via the coding sequence ATGAAAAAGTTTGTTCTCTTAAGTGTTTTGTTGGTTCTTTTTTATGCTTGTTCGGAACGGAAAAAGGGAGGTGAAGAAGTAGACATCGTAAAAATTCCAATTTCTAACCTGCAGGGAAATCAGCTTGCCCGTATCCATTGTTCCAATTGCCATCTTTTTGTACCCCCAGATAGTTTGCCTAAATTTAGTTGGAAAAATGATGTATTGCCCGCTATGGCCCATCGCTTGGGGATATATAACGGAGACCATCAACCAGATAGTTTGTTTGATAGGGGCAGTGGTGGAGATATAGTAAGAAAGGCCAATATTTTCCCCGAACAACCTTTATTAGCTAGGGCAGACTGGGATAAAATTGTGGATTATTATATTGACAATGCCCCCGATTCCATGCCAGCCATAGCAAGGACCAAAAAGATAAATATGGGTTTACGGCACTTTAACTATAAAGAAGTAGCTTATTCCCATCGACCTCCTTTGACCACCATGGTGAAAATTAGACCAGAGGGGAAGGGAGTGGTGTATGCGGACGGGAAACAAAATATAAATAGCCTAACTTTCCTGACTCCGGACCTGGAAAAAGATTATGTTGTAGGATTAAAGACCAGTCCAGTACATTATTACGAAAAAAAGGACACCATTTATTTAACTACTGCAGGGAAAAGTATTTTTCCACACGATGCTGCCGAGGGAACCTTATTAAAGATAAGCAGATCAGGACCACAGCAGCGATTTAATAATTCCAAAATGGGTATTGAAAATATGCAGCGTCCAGTGTATATGGCCTATGGGGATTTAAATGGAAATGGGAGGGAGGATATAGTGGCATGTGAGTATGGGAACCATACCGGAAAGTTGGTCTACTTTATTAATCAGGGCAAGAATGGCTATGAGAAAAACCTGTTAAATAATAGGCCTGGCGCTATTACTGCGATTATTAAGGATATGAACGGAGATGGGCTTAATGATATAATGGCATTAATGGCACAGGGAGATGAGGGGATATTCTTTTATGAAAATAAAGGGGACGGTTCTTTTGTTGAAAAAAGATTGTTATCATTTATGCCCCTCTTTGGATCCCAATATATGGAATTGGCAGATTTCAACAATGATGGGTTGGATGATATTATTTATGTATGCGGGGATAATGCGGACAAGACCCCTTACCTAAAAAATTATCACGGAATCTATATATTTCTAAATGAAGGTGATTTAAAGTTTAAACAAGCCTATTTTTATCCTTTAAATGGCGCTTATAAAGCTATGGCCAGGGACTTTGACCTTGATGGGGACCTGGATATCGCCGCCATATCTTTCTTCCCAGACTACATCCACCATCCAGAAGAGAGTTTTGTATATCTGGAAAATAAAGGGCAAATGGATTTTGTGGATTACTCCTTCCCACAATCCACTAACGGCAGGTGGATAGTTATGGATGCCGAAGATATGGATGGAGATGGAGATGTGGACATCGCCTTGGGGTCCTTTGTTTATTTTACACCAGCTGGGGATACCACTGGCCTAGGGAAAAAATGGCTTACTACCAGTCCATCAGTAATTATTCTGGAGAATACGATAAGATAA
- a CDS encoding four-helix bundle copper-binding protein, with amino-acid sequence MELAYQDCIDACLKCIRDCEYCLIQMSGMESKNECPKCCILCIEACSATMKFLMADSSFAKEYCGLCAEVCQWCAEQCGQHDHKHCEDCANSCVKCMEECRKLVAA; translated from the coding sequence ATGGAATTAGCATATCAAGATTGTATAGACGCCTGTCTTAAGTGTATTAGGGACTGTGAGTATTGTTTAATTCAAATGTCGGGAATGGAAAGTAAGAACGAATGTCCCAAATGCTGTATACTTTGTATAGAAGCATGTTCTGCCACTATGAAGTTTTTAATGGCCGATAGCAGTTTTGCGAAGGAATACTGTGGATTATGTGCTGAAGTATGTCAATGGTGTGCAGAACAATGCGGGCAGCACGACCATAAGCATTGTGAAGATTGTGCAAATTCCTGTGTAAAATGTATGGAAGAATGTAGAAAACTTGTCGCTGCATAA
- a CDS encoding SLC13 family permease yields the protein MTTDIILVFLVLITVIVLFALEVFPVDKIAFLIIVSLTLLGLISPEEAISGFSNGATIAVLALMILAIAMEENGVISWLTSGLGKVKGLPLFILAPLFMVVTAGISAFISTTAVVIVFIKIINQLSERFKVPKSKLLLPISFAGILGGSCTLMGTSTNLIVNSVAKNLGAPALGFFEFSMMGLIFLGVSVVYLTFALKWLPWSKDKNLDEDYSIGNYITSVRIKSESNLVDKRIEETFLYNNPELSVLQLTRNNRVHNSPGKYITLKENDELLLMCDITALSKLNESESLGVNEQHYWMIPEKSTEERESVSKLEERVFVELLMLPGAALLGKTLGNLRGYMQQDVLPLAIKKRKTLTNLRERMVLSSVDKLVLKTGDRLLVDVSKQNVNSLETIDNIVLLQKLDRPENHAPFKKYFSLAVLLMVVGLAATGVLSVMVSALSGVCLLLLTNNLHLDRVYKKVNWQIFFLLAGMIPLGVAMHNSGADIWISEQLLSFLDNQSKMVVIGTLFFVTMVMSGVVSNNATAIIMTPIAIAVAQGLQLDFKPFIMAVMFAANFSFFTPVGYQTNTLIYGIGNYKFKHFFIIGGILSLILWVLATVLLSRLI from the coding sequence ATGACAACAGATATAATTCTGGTTTTTCTCGTTTTAATTACGGTGATCGTGTTGTTCGCCCTAGAAGTTTTCCCAGTAGATAAGATTGCCTTTTTGATTATTGTATCCCTAACACTATTAGGGTTAATATCACCAGAGGAGGCCATTAGCGGATTTTCCAATGGTGCTACAATAGCCGTTTTAGCATTAATGATATTGGCAATAGCCATGGAGGAGAATGGCGTAATTTCCTGGTTAACCTCTGGACTGGGAAAGGTGAAAGGACTTCCCCTTTTTATTTTGGCCCCATTGTTTATGGTGGTCACGGCTGGTATTTCAGCATTTATTAGCACTACCGCTGTGGTAATTGTTTTTATTAAGATCATAAATCAGCTTTCGGAACGCTTTAAGGTTCCTAAATCCAAACTTTTGCTTCCAATCTCATTTGCAGGTATCTTAGGTGGATCATGTACTTTAATGGGGACCTCTACCAACCTGATTGTGAATTCAGTTGCCAAAAACTTAGGAGCTCCAGCTTTGGGTTTTTTCGAATTTAGCATGATGGGACTCATTTTTCTTGGTGTTTCTGTGGTCTATCTGACCTTTGCACTAAAATGGCTGCCCTGGAGTAAGGACAAAAACTTGGACGAGGATTATAGTATTGGGAATTACATTACCAGTGTGCGGATCAAGAGTGAATCTAATTTGGTGGACAAAAGAATAGAAGAAACCTTTTTATACAATAATCCAGAGTTATCCGTGCTACAATTAACGCGGAACAATAGGGTGCATAATTCACCGGGAAAATACATCACACTTAAAGAAAATGATGAATTGCTTTTAATGTGCGATATCACAGCCCTATCCAAACTTAACGAATCTGAAAGCCTTGGGGTAAACGAGCAACATTATTGGATGATCCCAGAAAAGAGTACTGAGGAAAGGGAAAGTGTATCAAAACTGGAAGAACGTGTATTTGTGGAGCTCCTAATGTTGCCTGGAGCAGCATTACTAGGTAAGACTTTGGGAAATCTTAGAGGTTATATGCAGCAAGACGTATTGCCCTTAGCAATTAAGAAACGGAAAACACTTACCAACCTACGTGAAAGAATGGTATTGAGCAGCGTAGATAAGTTGGTCCTAAAAACAGGCGATCGTTTATTGGTAGATGTTAGTAAACAAAATGTAAATTCCCTAGAGACTATAGATAATATTGTATTGTTACAAAAATTGGATAGACCAGAAAACCATGCACCCTTTAAAAAATATTTTTCCTTAGCGGTTCTTTTGATGGTAGTTGGTCTTGCGGCTACTGGTGTCCTGTCTGTTATGGTAAGTGCGCTCTCCGGGGTTTGCTTATTGCTACTTACGAATAACCTGCATCTGGATCGGGTCTACAAAAAAGTAAATTGGCAAATATTCTTTTTATTGGCAGGGATGATCCCCCTAGGTGTTGCCATGCACAATAGTGGGGCAGATATATGGATCTCCGAACAGTTATTGAGCTTTTTAGATAATCAATCAAAAATGGTGGTTATAGGGACCCTATTTTTTGTCACTATGGTTATGAGCGGGGTAGTTAGTAACAATGCTACCGCCATTATTATGACGCCTATTGCAATAGCGGTGGCCCAAGGCTTGCAACTAGATTTTAAACCTTTTATAATGGCTGTTATGTTTGCGGCAAACTTTAGTTTTTTCACTCCCGTAGGGTATCAGACCAATACGTTGATCTACGGTATCGGGAATTACAAATTCAAGCATTTTTTTATCATAGGAGGAATATTGAGCCTTATTCTATGGGTTTTGGCCACTGTACTATTATCCCGTTTAATTTAG
- a CDS encoding response regulator, with the protein MSENYIFLADDDEDDRMLFSEALEEQCPNASILTFDNGVDLMANLLNKDQHLPDVIFLDLNMPMMNGEECLNDIRMEPKLANIPVIIYSTSLDPQQVETLRINGANRYLKKPENFNKLKLTLDRAIKSVLNKENEIASDLEFVVKY; encoded by the coding sequence ATGAGTGAAAATTATATTTTTCTTGCCGATGATGATGAGGATGACCGTATGTTATTTTCCGAAGCTTTAGAGGAACAATGTCCGAATGCTTCTATTCTTACCTTTGACAATGGGGTGGACCTTATGGCCAATTTACTGAATAAGGATCAACATCTCCCAGATGTAATTTTTCTAGACTTAAATATGCCCATGATGAACGGGGAGGAGTGTTTGAACGATATTAGAATGGAGCCCAAATTAGCTAATATTCCCGTTATAATCTACTCCACTTCATTGGACCCACAGCAAGTGGAAACTTTGAGAATTAATGGGGCCAACAGGTATTTAAAAAAACCGGAAAACTTTAATAAACTAAAACTTACGCTAGATAGAGCCATAAAATCGGTTTTAAACAAAGAAAATGAAATTGCTTCCGATTTGGAATTCGTAGTGAAATATTGA
- a CDS encoding phosphoribosylaminoimidazolesuccinocarboxamide synthase, producing MSNTIIDTNFNFPGQKGVYKGKVREVYTLENDILVMVATDRLSAFDVVMPKGIPYKGQILNQIATKMMADTSDIVPNWLLATPDPNVAVGHACEPFKVEMVIRGYLSGHAAREYKLGKRELCGVTMPNGMRENDKFPTPIITPAIKAEMGDHDEDISRAAILKRGIVGEEDYIILEKYTELLFQRGTEIAAKRGLILVDTKYEFGKTKTGEIVLIDEIHTPDSSRYFYADGYQERQDKGETQKQLSKEFVRQWLISNNFQGLEGQVVPQMTDDYVQSVSDRYIELFENITGEKFVKGDISNIQARIENNVLQYLSETYN from the coding sequence ATGAGCAACACAATAATTGACACAAATTTTAATTTTCCGGGACAAAAAGGGGTTTACAAAGGAAAAGTAAGGGAGGTTTATACCTTGGAAAATGATATTTTGGTAATGGTGGCTACGGACAGACTTTCTGCCTTTGATGTGGTAATGCCAAAGGGGATACCGTATAAAGGTCAAATTCTTAACCAGATCGCCACAAAAATGATGGCCGATACTTCCGATATAGTGCCCAATTGGTTGTTGGCAACTCCGGACCCCAATGTTGCCGTAGGTCATGCTTGTGAACCTTTTAAAGTAGAAATGGTGATCCGCGGATACCTATCCGGACATGCTGCTAGGGAATACAAACTTGGGAAAAGGGAATTATGTGGTGTAACCATGCCCAACGGAATGCGGGAAAATGATAAATTCCCAACCCCTATAATAACCCCAGCAATTAAAGCGGAAATGGGCGACCACGATGAAGATATTTCTAGGGCAGCTATTTTGAAGCGTGGGATTGTTGGCGAAGAGGATTATATAATATTAGAAAAATATACCGAGCTCCTTTTTCAAAGAGGAACGGAAATTGCCGCTAAAAGAGGCCTTATTTTGGTAGATACCAAATATGAGTTTGGGAAGACCAAAACAGGGGAGATCGTATTGATAGACGAAATCCATACTCCGGATTCCTCACGCTATTTCTATGCCGATGGGTATCAGGAAAGACAGGATAAAGGAGAGACACAAAAACAATTGTCCAAAGAATTTGTTAGACAATGGTTAATCAGCAACAATTTTCAAGGCTTAGAGGGACAAGTAGTTCCCCAGATGACCGATGATTATGTTCAGTCGGTATCCGATCGTTATATTGAGTTATTCGAAAATATTACGGGAGAAAAATTTGTGAAAGGCGATATTTCCAATATTCAGGCACGTATTGAGAATAATGTACTCCAATATTTATCCGAAACCTATAATTAA